The window AACCCTTCGGGATCTCGATCGTGACGTCGAACTCCACCGGTGGCTCCTCCATGATCAACACATAGTTCTGGTGATTAAGTGTCCCTCACGCAGGTGTGTGATCGCGAAAGGGGCTGGTGGTCGTGCCAGAGCTGAGGCCTTGGCGAGCCGCGGGACCGCAGGTGAGGCGGATCGCGAGCGCCGTACGACCGCGGCTGGCGCGGGCCGCGGCCGCCGCGGGGCCGCGGGTCGCGCGGCTGGCGAAGGCCGTCCGTCCGCGGCCGGCGCCCCGTCCGAGGACGGCCAGGACCTGGCAGTACACCGCGGGCGCCGCCACCGCCGGCCTGGCACTGGCCGCCGGCGTGGTGACCGTGGCCGGCCCCTGGGACGCCAACGGTCAGCGTACGGCCGAGCGGGAACGGGCCGCCGCCCTTGAGCGGTCAGGTGGCACAGATCACGGCCGCTCCGGCACCGCGGCGGGCGGACCCCGCCCGGCTCCGAGCGCCGCACCCGTCCTGACCGGCCTGGGCGGCACCGACGGCGCCGTCGGCACCACGAACGACGCCGCCGGCGGAAAACCCTTCGCCGACGTCCTCGGGCCCCTCCTGGACGCCCCCGCCCTGGGCGGCACCCGCACGGCCGCCGTCGTCGACGTGACCACCGGCAAGCGCCTCTACGCCACCGACGCCGGCAAGGCCCTCACCCCCGCCTCCACCACCAAGATCGCCACCGCCGTCGCCGCCCTGTCCGCCCTCGGTCCCGACCACCGACTCACCACCCGCGCCGCCCTCGAACCCGACACCGGCGAACTCGTCCTGGTCGGCGGCGGCGACCCCACCCTCACCGCCCGCGCGAAGTCCGACGGCTGGGCGAGCCTGCGCACCCTGGCCACCGGCACCGCGAAGGCACTCCGCGCGCGCGGCATCGGCGAGGTCACCCTGTCGTACGACACGACGCTCTACTCCGGGCCCGCCCAGCACCCCATCGGCGTCAACGAGAACCTCGCCCCCGTCAGCGCCCTCATCGCCGACGAGGGCCGCACCGACGACTCCGTCAGCGGACCGGCGACTCGCGTGACCGACCCCGCGAAGGACGCGGCGGGCAAGTTCGCCGGCTTCCTCGCCGACGCCGGCATCAAGACCACGTCCCCCGGCACCTCCAAGGCCACCACCCGCGCCCAGACCCTCGCCACCGTCTCCTCGCCCCCGCTGGCAGCCCTGGTCGAACGCATGCTGACCAACAGCGACAACGACATCGCCGAGGCGCTCGCCCGCCAGACCGCGCTCACCAGCGGCGAGCCCGCAGGCTTCGCCGGCGGCGCCAAGGCGGTCTCCGCCCGGCTGACCAAACTGGGCCTGCCGATGTCCGGGGCCTCCTTCCACGACGGCAGCGGACTCGACCGCAACGACAAGCTGACCGCCGAACTGCTCACCGCCCTCCTGGTCGAGGCCGGTAACCCCGAGCGCCCCGGCCTGCGCCCCGTCCTCACCGGTCTCCCCGTCGCGGGCTTCACCGGCACCCTCGCCCGCCGCTACACCGACGGCGCGTCCGGCGTCGTACGCGCCAAGACCGGCACCCTGACCGGCGTGAACACCCTCGCGGGCACCGTCGTCGACACCGACGGCCACCTCCTCGCCTTCGCCTTCCTGGCCTCCGGCACGACGAACCCCCTGGAGGCCCAGGCGGCCCTCGACACCACGGCCACGGCCCTGGCGGCCTGCGGCTGCCGATGACGGCGGCCGGCCCCGTGCCACCGCCCGGCGACCGGGCCGCCCACCCCCGGCGGTCCTCACGGTCTGCCCCAAGCCGTGACGCTCACGTACGGTTGACGGCATGACTGGCTTCGGCGGCACCGCATCTTCCGGGATGGTCGACTGGAACCTCGCGGTGGCAACCGCGACACGGCTCGTACGACCGGGCCCCGACGTCAGCCGTGACGAGGCGAGGGCCGTCGTCGCGGAGCTGCGCCGGCACGCGAAGGCCTCGGAGGAGCACGTCCGCGGCTTCACCCGGATGACCACCGAGGAGACCCACGACACCCCCGTCCTCGTCGTCGACCGGCCCGGCTGGGTCCGCGCCAACGTCGCCGGCTTCCGCGAGATCCTCAAACCCCTCCTGGAGAAGATGCAGGAGCGGCGCGCGGGCAGCCCCGGCAGTGCGGTCCTCGGCGCGGTCGGCGGCAAGGTCACCGGCGTCGAACTCGGCATGCTGCTGTCGTTCCTGTCCTCCCGGGTCCTCGGCCAGTACGAGACCTTCGCCCCCGCCGGCCGCGACCTCCCCGCCGGTGAGAACGGCGGCGGCCGGCTCCTCCTCGTCGCCCCCAACATCGTCCACGTCGAACGCGAACTCGACGTGGAGCCGCACGACTTCCGGCTGTGGGTGTGCCTGCACGAGGAGACCCACCGCACCCAGTTCACCGCCGTGCCCTGGCTGCGCGACCACCTCGAGGGCGAAATCCAGTCGTTTCTCGCGGAGACCGACGTCGACCCGATGACCTTCCTGGAGCGCATCCGGGAGGCCGCCCAGTCCCTCGCCGGCGGCCGCCCCGAGGGCGAGGAGGAGGACGGCGGCCGTTCCTTCGTGGAATTGGTGCAGACCCCCGCCCAGCGCGAGATCCTCGGCCGTCTCACCGCCGTGATGTCCCTGCTGGAGGGTCACGCCGACTACGTCATGGACGGCGTCGGCCCCAGCGTCGTACCGACCGTCGCGGAGATCCGCGAGAAGTTCCAGCAGCGCCGCGCCAAGGGCGCCTCCCGCCTGGACCAGGCGCTGCGCAAACTGCTCGGCCTGGACGCCAAGCTCAAGCAGTACCGGGACGGCGAGCGCTTCGTCCGCGCGGTCGTCGGGGACGTCGGCATCGACGGTTTCAACCGCGTGTGGACCTCCCCGAACACCCTGCCCACCAAGGCGGAGATCGCCAAACCGGCGGACTGGATCGCGCGGGTGCACCGCAGGGCCGAGTCGTGAACGCCGTGGAGGAGTCGTGACACGAATCCGGCCGACGGCAGACGGACGCCCCTCCAATCACCCGTCCGAGGGACCGTGGGCCATGCGTAGGCGTGCAATGCTCGGGGAACGGCCCGGCTCTGTCACCATCTACACACTCTGAGTGACAGAGCTCGGTCTCGCCCCCCGAAAACTTCATGAAGGGAACCGGACATGGGTCCCCATCCTGCGGTCGCGGCGATACGCCTGGCGGTTCGCCGCGTACTCCACGACCTCCTCAACGACCTGCAGACCCCCGGCGCGCACCCGGACCGACCGGCCGAGCGGCCCCCCTCCCCGCTCGTGCTCGTCGCGTGCTCCGGCGGCGCCGACTCCATGGCGCTCGCCTCCGCCCTCGCCTTCGAGGCCCCCAGGCTCGGCATCCGAGCGGGCGGTGTCACCGTCGACCACGGCCTCCAGCCCGGATCCGACCTCCGCGCCGACGAAGTGGTCCTGCGCCTGCGTGGACTCGGCCTCGACCCCGTCGAGTCCGTCGCCGTGACCGTCGGCCGCGACGGAGGGCCCGAGGCCGCCGCCCGCGACGCCCGCTACGCCGCCCTGGACGCGCTGGCCGAACGCCACGGCGCCGCGGCCGTCCTGCTCGGCCACACCCGGGACGACCAGGCCGAGACCGTCCTGCTGGGCCTCGCCCGCGGCTCCGGCATCCGCTCCCTGTCCGGGATGGCCGCGGTCTCGGGGGCCGGCGGCCGTTACCGGCGGCCCTTCCTGCACGTCGACCGCCAGACCGCCCGCAAGGCCTGCATGGTCCAGTCCCTGCCCGTCTGGGACGACCCGCACAACGCCGACCCGGCCTACACCCGCTCCCGGCTCCGGCACGAAGGCCTGCCCGCCCTGGAGAAAGCTCTCGGCAAGGGTGTCGTCGAGGCGCTCGCCCGCACCGCCCAGCTCTCCCGCGACGACGCCGACGCCCTCGACAGCTGGGCCAGTCAGGCCGAGTCCTCCGTACGGGACGCCGGCGGGCTGCTGGAGTGCGCGAAGCTCTACGCCCTGCCGCCCGCCGTACGCCGCCGCATCCTGCGCCGGGCCGCCATCGAGGCAGGTGCGCCGGCCGGTTCGCTGTTCGCCCGGCACATCGAGGAAGTCGACCGTCTGATCACCGGCTGGCGCGGCCAGGGAGCCATCAATCTCCCGGGCAAAGTCGTGGCCCAGCGGCAGGGTGGCAGACTGGTGATTCGGCAGGGCTGAATCCC of the Streptomyces sp. 1222.5 genome contains:
- the dacB gene encoding D-alanyl-D-alanine carboxypeptidase/D-alanyl-D-alanine-endopeptidase; amino-acid sequence: MRRIASAVRPRLARAAAAAGPRVARLAKAVRPRPAPRPRTARTWQYTAGAATAGLALAAGVVTVAGPWDANGQRTAERERAAALERSGGTDHGRSGTAAGGPRPAPSAAPVLTGLGGTDGAVGTTNDAAGGKPFADVLGPLLDAPALGGTRTAAVVDVTTGKRLYATDAGKALTPASTTKIATAVAALSALGPDHRLTTRAALEPDTGELVLVGGGDPTLTARAKSDGWASLRTLATGTAKALRARGIGEVTLSYDTTLYSGPAQHPIGVNENLAPVSALIADEGRTDDSVSGPATRVTDPAKDAAGKFAGFLADAGIKTTSPGTSKATTRAQTLATVSSPPLAALVERMLTNSDNDIAEALARQTALTSGEPAGFAGGAKAVSARLTKLGLPMSGASFHDGSGLDRNDKLTAELLTALLVEAGNPERPGLRPVLTGLPVAGFTGTLARRYTDGASGVVRAKTGTLTGVNTLAGTVVDTDGHLLAFAFLASGTTNPLEAQAALDTTATALAACGCR
- a CDS encoding zinc-dependent metalloprotease, producing the protein MTGFGGTASSGMVDWNLAVATATRLVRPGPDVSRDEARAVVAELRRHAKASEEHVRGFTRMTTEETHDTPVLVVDRPGWVRANVAGFREILKPLLEKMQERRAGSPGSAVLGAVGGKVTGVELGMLLSFLSSRVLGQYETFAPAGRDLPAGENGGGRLLLVAPNIVHVERELDVEPHDFRLWVCLHEETHRTQFTAVPWLRDHLEGEIQSFLAETDVDPMTFLERIREAAQSLAGGRPEGEEEDGGRSFVELVQTPAQREILGRLTAVMSLLEGHADYVMDGVGPSVVPTVAEIREKFQQRRAKGASRLDQALRKLLGLDAKLKQYRDGERFVRAVVGDVGIDGFNRVWTSPNTLPTKAEIAKPADWIARVHRRAES
- the tilS gene encoding tRNA lysidine(34) synthetase TilS; protein product: MGPHPAVAAIRLAVRRVLHDLLNDLQTPGAHPDRPAERPPSPLVLVACSGGADSMALASALAFEAPRLGIRAGGVTVDHGLQPGSDLRADEVVLRLRGLGLDPVESVAVTVGRDGGPEAAARDARYAALDALAERHGAAAVLLGHTRDDQAETVLLGLARGSGIRSLSGMAAVSGAGGRYRRPFLHVDRQTARKACMVQSLPVWDDPHNADPAYTRSRLRHEGLPALEKALGKGVVEALARTAQLSRDDADALDSWASQAESSVRDAGGLLECAKLYALPPAVRRRILRRAAIEAGAPAGSLFARHIEEVDRLITGWRGQGAINLPGKVVAQRQGGRLVIRQG